In Oryza glaberrima chromosome 8, OglaRS2, whole genome shotgun sequence, the following are encoded in one genomic region:
- the LOC127781284 gene encoding uncharacterized protein LOC127781284 has translation MRKAGGAKEDFKGSIGPEGAVDVKQSLVSLGATGRRPGFMIRLCTCTGRPSSLRNLNNSGVSMTCKGCGGESTTDRAGPSCSSKLNTMGLELPRPIDPEVRWKTVNRRQRAARRARTSFSGEDRIRDEIRSFYACGNATNQELAQDDAPVSESEKFGVSILGRRFSDPVGNVPIKKRRFLMDCSPSPPPTPLLVDPYEKLLSRSCGGISSHGKHHKVKTPRLDYMEETKEHFGVDDFSGISILAAAACTSELDDDTLNVECSKSAHCVERKPENITGSSELNFLNNIKEDMLNSLDASNCKSDPLLESSESVPDTKPVVATRLNCENLVESTHTQKDCSASFSALSSANKADDSSTASDTKSSGVTMSINASNPDKSVGGLQDAVVETKHSNGTRDSRLHWDLNVAMEAWDTDCGGDDVPDAADPDPVAFAISSCSDAENVLNKLQVCQAPFDSTIAGNIPDLSEDKTPVIDAPKDASTKSESDFAGDGSSQPLCSLSPQNVPVLESRPLECDGLSAGTKELPDNNDISKVKSQLGSDPDCSSLPPMTERFALTVIEEKLDVSHASALDCVGLSQMVSTDGCDGINSVQMSELGSRVKPFTSRLVSEESTNLATVTVFNKSSTDLGWSNDKLGQTSQQSISELKNQDLLDVDSGTSKIGQSGHDKVEHVTNELSISKKAADVDDDLDLSDSHMNDNPGSSDRGMSHAHEEEGADATISNNLTCTDSSNALICRIDGACVAPPINSECIKSSTTDMDSIADSQSAEQSYLGKVLSNNFMEHCNETEAPHIIKDLAGTGNIVAEEDDSQYEDGELRESGEYWGDDCYEEVKPANYQVLDCKSDAPGISPFPLGSMSKNTGDRVANFNGKHSRNGGGDVSPAALKRSWSTTCIDDGSGTMCAGSTGEKALSVHLRVNGETRMYEMNPGRVIAGSSATVNQSERVNDGLGDDLSSLRTKPTGWDMLPEDQRHSQHDSRDTVDSSNRCVLSTSDTAGGGESLRHMELSSGDMQPRADRPRSFDRAHINELCRSDDGYGSGSKAERTIDIRKSHERGGASRHIQGSSRVEQWVENSNNSRTTWRKSPDYYNYGLPGPRNAAEAAVAKMQSNGFVVAPDGTLVKAVDTANASKMARRVRNNTLSSSYRPLSGRGSPIDRDGGCGVSRGPAHAREASPERRFSTSGNRSVRYGPDMDKDHANVNMSSARCSLASRQRRFPQHRASLNLSRAHSRSPSGSRSRSPHAWTSPRNRREVMVNGSSSLWRHSRSRSPPNYMTEVRMGRMTSPSRQPGFGDRVMRYSPSSRDRAYSQHASTWADGRNCSTVDLPDHKKRYSRRSPPLRVTSRNDRFDVDSHGRPRSGELYRPTQGRLPYGFERGRGNRHDGNGDDQREYADRYETHSAKPYDRNGATKQFRNHTGDKLRPCISAPRSPEPQRRGSPRRFDRGFGRQLGVDLPRGTKEDNKNPFRYD, from the exons ATGAGGAAGGCCGGAGGAGCAAAAG AGGATTTTAAGGGATCTATTGGACCTGAGGGTGCAGTTGATGTGAAACAGTCTCTTGTTTCTTTGGGAGCAACAGGAAGAAGGCCTGGTTTCATG ATTCGATTGTGCACCTGTACTGGAAGGCCATCATCACTTCGTAATCTTAATAACTCAGGTGTTTCAATGACCTGCAAAGGCTGTGGTGGTGAATCAACAACAGACAGAGCTGGGCCGTCGTGTAGCAGCAAGCTCAACACCATGGGCTTGGAGCTTCCAAGGCCTATAGATCCTGAGGTGAGATGGAAGACCGTAAACAGAAGGCAAAGAGCTGCAAGGAGAGCAAGGACCTCTTTCTCTGGAGAAGACAGAATAAGGGATGAAATTAGATCTTTCTATGCATGTGGCAATGCTACTAATCAAGAATTGGCACAAGATGATGCTCCTGTTTCTGAGTCTGAGAAG TTTGGGGTATCTATTCTTGGTCGGCGCTTTAGTGATCCTGTGGGAAATGTTccaataaaaaagagaagatttCTTATGGATTGTTCTCCATCACCTCCACCCACTCCATTGCTAGTGGATCCATATGAAAAACTGTTGAGCAGATCCTGTGGAGGTATCTCGTCACATGGAAAGCATCATAAGGTTAAAACACCTAGACTTGATTACATGGAGGAAACAAAAGAGCATTTTGGCGTAGATGATTTTTCTGGCATATCAATACTTGCGGCTGCTGCCTGCACGAGCGAGTTGGATGATGACACGTTGAATGTCGAATGTTCGAAGTCAGCCCACTGTGTTGAAAGGAAACCAGAAAATATCACTGGTAGTTCTGAATTGAATTTCCTAAATAACATCAAGGAGGACATGCTAAATAGTCTGGATGCTTCAAATTGCAAATCAGACCCGCTGCTGGAGTCGTCTGAATCTGTTCCTGATACGAAGCCTGTGGTTGCCACTAGATTGAACTGTGAAAATCTTGTTGAATCTACACACACTCAGAAGGACTGTTCCGCGTCTTTTTCTGCATTGAGCAGTGCAAACAAAGCAGATGATTCTTCAACTGCTTCTGACACAAAGTCTTCAGGTGTTACCATGTCAATCAACGCAAGTAATCCAGACAAATCTGTAGGCGGCTTGCAGGATGCAGTTGTGGAAACTAAGCATTCCAATGGCACCCGTGACTCAAGATTGCACTGGGATCTTAATGTTGCAATGGAGGCATGGGACACTGACTGTGGTGGTGATGATGTTCCAGATGCGGCTGATCCTGATCCTGTTGCTTTTGCTATAAGCAGTTGTAGTGATGCTGAAAATGTGTTGAACAAGCTGCAGGTGTGTCAAGCTCCTTTTGACTCAACAATTGCTGGTAACATTCCTGATCTTTCAGAGGACAAAACTCCTGTGATTGATGCACCAAAAGATGCTTCTACAAAGAGCGAAAGTGATTTTGCTGGTGACGGTTCATCTCAACCTTTGTGCAGCCTGTCTCCGCAAAATGTACCAGTATTAGAATCGAGACCGCTAGAATGCGATGGTTTATCTGCAGGAACAAAGGAGTTGCCTGATAACAATGATATCTCCAAAGTAAAATCACAGCTAGGGTCTGATCCTGATTGCAGCTCTTTGCCTCCTATGACTGAACGTTTTGCTTTGACCGTAATTGAGGAGAAACTTGATGTTTCACATGCCTCAGCCCTTGATTGTGTAGGTTTGTCCCAGATGGTTTCTACAGATGGCTGTGATGGGATCAATTCAGTTCAAATGAGTGAACTGGGATCCAGAGTGAAGCCTTTCACAAGTAGGTTAGTTTCTGAGGAAAGCACAAACCTTGCAACAGTAACTGTTTTCAATAAAAGTTCTACTGATCTTGGCTGGAGCAATGATAAACTTGGGCAAACATCTCAACAAAGCATATCTGAATTGAAGAACCAGGATCTTTTGGATGTTGATTCTGGAACTAGTAAAATTGGACAGTCAGGTCACGACAAGGTTGAACATGTCACCAATGAATTGAGCATCTCCAAGAAAGCTGCAGATGTAGATGATGATTTGGACCTCTCCGATTCTCATATGAATGACAACCCAGGTTCTTCTGATCGTGGTATGTCCCATGCCCATGAAGAAGAGGGTGCTGATGCAACTATTAGTAATAATCTCACCTGTACTGACAGTAGCAATGCATTAATATGTCGTATAGATGGTGCCTGTGTAGCTCCCCCTATCAATTCAGAATGCATAAAATCATCAACTACTGACATGGACAGCATTGCCGATTCACAATCTGCAGAACAAAGCTACCTCGGGAAGGTTCTATCGAATAATTTTATGGAGCACTGTAATGAAACGGAGGCACCTCATATTATTAAAGATCTTGCTGGGACTGGAAATATTGTTGCTGAAGAGGATGATTCTCAATATGAGGATGGGGAACTAAGGGAATCTGGCGAGTATTGGGGAGATGATTGTTATGAAGAAGTTAAACCTGCCAATTACCAGGTGTTAGATTGCAAGAGTGATGCCCCAGGCATTTCTCCCTTCCCTCTTGGCTCCATGTCAAAGAATACAGGTGATCGAGTTGCTAATTTCAATGGAAAACATTCCAGGAATGGAGGTGGTGATGTTTCACCAGCCGCATTGAAGCGTTCATGGTCAACTACCTGCATAGATGATGGATCTGGAACGATGTGTGCTGGAAGCACTGGTGAAAAGGCTCTTAGTGTTCACTTGAGAGTGAATGGGGAGACTCGAATGTATGAGATGAATCCAGGTCGTGTAATAGCTGGATCTTCCGCAACAGTCAACCAGTCTGAAAGGGTCAATGATGGTTTAGGGGACGATCTTTCAAGTCTGAGAACAAAGCCCACAGGATGGGATATGTTACCTGAAGATCAGCGGCATTCTCAACATGATTCAAGGGACACAGTTGATTCATCTAACCGGTGTGTTTTGAGCACATCAGATACAGCTGGAGGTGGTGAATCATTGCGCCATATGGAGTTATCAAGTGGAGATATGCAACCACGAGCTGATCGGCCAAGATCATTTGACAGAGCCCACATAAATGAGTTATGCAG ATCTGATGATGGTTATGGCTCAGGTTCAAAGGCTGAAAGAACCATTGATATTCGTAAATCACATGAAAGAGGTGGAGCATCACGACATATTCAAGGTAGCAGCCGGGTGGAACAATGGGtggaaaattcaaacaattcTCGCACTACCTGGCGCAAATCACCTGATTATTATAATTACGGACTGCCTGGTCCAAGGAATGCTGCAGAAGCTGCTGTTGCAAAGATGCAGAGCAATGGCTTTGTTGTTGCACCTGATGGCACCTTGGTAAAGGCGGTTGATACTGCAAATGCTAGTAAAATGGCTAGGAGGGTGAGAAACAACACTTTGAGTAGCTCATACCGCCCTTTATCTGGACGTGGTTCTCCAATTGACAGAGATGGAGGTTGTGGGGTGTCTAGAGGTCCTGCACATGCTAGGGAAGCATCCCCAGAAAGACGCTTCAGTACTAGTGGTAATCGATCTGTTAGATATGGGCCTGATATGGATAAAGATCATGCTAATGTAAATATGAGCTCAGCTCGTTGCTCACTGGCCAGTAGACAAAGGAGGTTCCCACAACATAGAGCCTCACTTAACCTATCACGTGCTCACAGCCGATCCCCTTCTGGTTCAAGGTCTCGATCTCCGCATGCTTGGACATCACCTAGGAACAGAAGGGAAGTTATGGTGAATGGTAGTTCAAGTTTATGGAGGCATAGTAGAAGTAGATCTCCGCCTAATTACATGACTGAAGTTAGAATGGGAAGAATGACTTCGCCTTCTAGACAACCTGGATTTGGTGATCGAGTTATGCGTTATAGCCCTTCATCAAGAGATCGTGCTTACTCTCAACATGCTTCTACATGGGCTGATGGGAGGAACTGCTCAACTGTTGATCTTCCTGATCATAAAAAGCGATATTCAAGGAGGAGCCCACCCCTGAGAGTTACCTCAAGAAATGACAGGTTTGATGTGGACTCCCATGGACGGCCAAGGTCTGGAGAGTTGTATCGCCCAACACAGGGAAGACTTCCTTATGGCTTcgaaagggggaggggaaatAGGCATGATGGGAATGGTGATGATCAAAGGGAGTATGCTGATAGATATGAAACTCATTCTGCCAAGCCATATGACAGGAATGGTGCCACAAAGCAGTTCAGAAATCATACAGGAGATAAACTTCGTCCATGTATTTCGGCTCCCAGATCCCCAGAACCCCAAAGAAGGGGAAGCCCTCGGAGATTTGACAGGGGCTTCGGGAGGCAGCTGGGTGTGGATTTGCCTCGTGGAACTAAAGAAGATAATAAAAATCCTTTCAGATATGATTGA